In the Rubripirellula tenax genome, one interval contains:
- a CDS encoding tetratricopeptide repeat protein, with the protein MNFVAPMAGISRLTHNATTATLVLLVISIAGCADDSEKVRRIRNQRQVTMQTQTQQDHVGEVFSLLSRLVELNPDEAQRQIAYHLNRWSEERPALEVTDLTEWLTPIKGLLDDAVIEDRVNRTTFTRSDVNHLRDSYLFSRIADWVNNPSSDDPVLFDWFADLEKKSSADANKLRTATRLFDWTVRNVAYEPNVPQYPGPPAPPMSLGMEFQGAGYRQTDYQTVWRGTGDSLQRSGVFVQLCRQAGVPAVVLAIPSTEDGTLAPWCIGVLVGEQIYLFEPELGTFVPGPNQTGIATLADARGDASVLRRLNVPGFFDYPLSKEDVQQCVALLNVVPEAISPRMKLLQSGLAGDRRMVTHVDVQAMSESIDAVSGISGVRLWDVPVLAETYATDLATAAMRDPIFLFWYQSRWAILESEVDSARQLSLGRWNHLMGKFDKNTEDDSKGARVLYLAQRAPEFEIADLRIDVDLQKAYGIRRELGTASELYDRQVQQVQNLMRQGKRTATYWISLIQYDDTRYDTAKNWFASRVLDETQPSMWVPAARYNLARTEERLGNIDGAIELYKTVGDPQEHGNRIRARLIAKSDDETE; encoded by the coding sequence ATGAATTTTGTTGCTCCGATGGCTGGCATCTCGCGATTGACTCACAACGCCACCACGGCGACCCTGGTTCTGCTGGTCATATCGATCGCAGGCTGCGCCGATGATTCTGAAAAGGTTCGTCGAATTCGCAACCAGCGACAGGTAACCATGCAGACCCAGACGCAGCAGGACCACGTCGGCGAAGTATTCAGTTTGCTTAGCCGATTGGTCGAGCTGAATCCCGACGAAGCCCAGCGGCAAATCGCCTACCATCTCAATCGATGGTCCGAGGAACGGCCGGCCTTGGAGGTCACCGATTTGACCGAGTGGCTAACGCCGATCAAAGGCTTGCTGGACGACGCAGTGATCGAGGACCGCGTCAACCGAACCACATTCACACGCAGTGACGTCAATCACCTTCGCGACAGTTATCTTTTCAGCCGCATTGCAGACTGGGTCAACAATCCGTCCAGTGATGATCCGGTCTTGTTCGATTGGTTTGCCGACTTAGAGAAAAAGTCATCGGCCGATGCAAACAAGTTGCGCACCGCAACCAGACTGTTCGACTGGACCGTCCGAAACGTAGCGTACGAACCGAACGTGCCCCAGTATCCTGGGCCACCCGCACCACCGATGTCGTTGGGCATGGAATTCCAAGGTGCCGGATATCGCCAAACCGACTACCAAACCGTTTGGCGAGGCACGGGTGATTCGTTGCAACGGTCCGGTGTATTTGTCCAGCTTTGTCGACAGGCCGGAGTTCCCGCGGTCGTCTTGGCGATTCCTTCCACCGAAGACGGGACGCTCGCCCCGTGGTGCATCGGTGTCTTAGTCGGCGAACAAATCTATTTGTTCGAACCCGAGCTTGGCACATTCGTCCCTGGCCCCAACCAAACCGGTATAGCAACCCTCGCCGATGCCCGAGGCGATGCGTCGGTCTTGAGACGTTTAAATGTTCCTGGCTTCTTCGACTATCCACTGTCGAAGGAAGACGTCCAGCAATGTGTCGCACTGCTCAACGTCGTCCCCGAAGCGATCAGCCCACGCATGAAACTGTTGCAATCAGGGCTTGCCGGTGATCGTCGAATGGTAACCCATGTCGACGTTCAAGCGATGAGCGAGTCGATTGACGCTGTCAGCGGGATTTCCGGCGTGCGTCTTTGGGACGTCCCCGTATTGGCCGAGACCTATGCCACCGACTTAGCCACCGCAGCGATGCGCGATCCCATTTTCTTGTTCTGGTACCAATCTCGATGGGCGATCTTAGAATCCGAAGTCGACAGCGCTCGCCAATTGTCATTGGGCCGTTGGAACCATTTGATGGGCAAGTTCGACAAAAATACCGAAGACGACTCGAAGGGCGCTCGGGTACTTTATCTGGCCCAACGCGCACCTGAGTTTGAAATCGCCGACCTTCGAATCGACGTCGATCTTCAAAAGGCGTACGGCATTCGTCGCGAACTGGGCACGGCCAGCGAACTCTATGATCGCCAAGTCCAACAGGTCCAAAACCTGATGCGTCAAGGCAAACGTACGGCGACCTATTGGATCAGTTTGATCCAATACGACGATACGCGCTACGACACCGCGAAGAATTGGTTTGCTAGCCGCGTGCTTGACGAAACGCAACCGTCGATGTGGGTGCCCGCGGCACGCTACAATTTGGCTCGCACTGAAGAACGGCTGGGCAACATCGACGGGGCCATCGAACTGTATAAAACCGTCGGGGATCCTCAAGAACACGGAAACCGGATCCGAGCCCGTTTGATCGCGAAATCGGACGACGAAACAGAATAG
- a CDS encoding protein kinase: MKRRVIKIGGSLLLRSDLSALVDRWIARQSPAENLLIVGGGELIDAIRRLDHVHALNGDDVHWLCVDLLGATFQIARKLWPSAPFVDDAQSLVQRLEHGFVIQRPTLIMVSCFYRRGCDTVLPNDWRTTSDAIAAHLGMMVGADEVVLLKSCAVDATAGLDRLVADGVVDASLPLVGLSDGVLRVESLATT, from the coding sequence ATGAAAAGGCGAGTCATCAAAATCGGTGGCAGTCTGCTGTTGCGCAGCGACCTTTCGGCGTTGGTCGATCGCTGGATCGCTAGGCAATCGCCCGCCGAAAACTTGTTGATCGTTGGCGGTGGCGAATTGATCGACGCGATTCGCCGTTTGGACCATGTCCACGCGCTCAACGGCGATGATGTCCACTGGTTGTGCGTCGATTTGCTCGGCGCGACGTTCCAGATTGCTCGCAAGCTGTGGCCGTCCGCCCCATTCGTGGACGACGCTCAATCGCTGGTTCAGCGTCTAGAACACGGATTCGTGATCCAAAGGCCGACGCTCATCATGGTTTCCTGTTTTTATCGCCGCGGATGTGACACGGTGTTGCCGAACGATTGGCGAACGACGTCGGATGCGATCGCGGCCCATTTGGGGATGATGGTTGGTGCCGATGAAGTGGTGCTGCTGAAATCGTGTGCAGTGGACGCGACGGCGGGGTTGGATCGCTTGGTTGCCGATGGTGTTGTCGACGCTTCCTTGCCGTTGGTCGGCTTGTCCGACGGTGTCTTGCGCGTCGAGTCGTTGGCGACAACCTAG
- a CDS encoding hydantoinase/oxoprolinase family protein → MPTRPVIGIDIGGANLKYCVTDGSVLSRPFEMWKRSGELAATLLADLIGLSSASSPPYAIAITMTGELADCFDDREAGVRFIVDAAVQAGRQVNRKMQGVAPAMRFYGVDGAFHPADKAGANFETIAAANWHALASWVAQAVVDRGTLIDIGSTTTDIIRLSRGRVATSAMTDHQRLVEQSLVYIGCRRTPVCGLVRQLSHGNVACSVMNEWFATIDDARILLGIEHEREDEIDTADGQPRTVDRSIGRMARMIGLDRQSVSIEQARDLAYQVIAAAKREIRQAFESIDDGQGVIVISGHGSDLFDVPAGRDVIDLRSRLNAEQSRCAPAWAVAQLMSRAIGADASGQQSQ, encoded by the coding sequence ATGCCCACGCGACCCGTTATCGGGATCGACATTGGCGGTGCCAATCTGAAGTATTGCGTCACCGACGGATCCGTCTTGTCGCGGCCGTTTGAAATGTGGAAACGATCGGGCGAGCTTGCCGCTACGCTGCTTGCGGATCTGATCGGATTGTCGTCGGCATCCTCGCCACCCTATGCAATCGCTATCACGATGACGGGTGAATTGGCGGATTGCTTTGATGATCGTGAAGCGGGCGTGCGGTTCATCGTCGATGCGGCCGTCCAAGCGGGGCGGCAAGTCAATCGAAAGATGCAGGGCGTTGCGCCGGCGATGCGTTTCTATGGCGTGGACGGTGCGTTTCACCCTGCGGACAAAGCGGGTGCGAATTTCGAAACGATCGCGGCTGCGAACTGGCATGCGTTGGCGTCGTGGGTGGCCCAAGCAGTCGTTGATCGCGGAACATTGATCGACATTGGGTCAACGACGACCGATATCATTCGTTTGTCGCGCGGTAGAGTTGCGACATCGGCAATGACGGACCATCAACGGTTGGTCGAACAGTCGTTGGTCTACATCGGATGCCGGCGAACGCCCGTTTGTGGATTGGTGCGTCAGCTTTCACACGGCAACGTTGCCTGCTCAGTAATGAACGAGTGGTTTGCGACCATCGACGATGCGAGAATATTGTTGGGTATAGAACACGAGCGTGAAGATGAAATCGACACCGCGGATGGCCAGCCTAGAACGGTCGATCGATCTATTGGTCGTATGGCCCGCATGATTGGATTGGATCGCCAGAGCGTCTCGATCGAACAGGCTCGCGATTTGGCCTATCAGGTGATCGCAGCGGCCAAACGCGAGATCCGACAAGCGTTTGAATCGATCGATGACGGCCAAGGTGTGATCGTGATCAGCGGGCACGGAAGCGACCTTTTCGACGTCCCTGCGGGTCGCGACGTGATTGATCTGCGCAGCAGGCTCAATGCCGAACAATCGCGGTGCGCGCCGGCTTGGGCAGTCGCGCAGTTGATGTCTCGAGCGATCGGGGCAGATGCGTCGGGACAGCAATCGCAATGA
- a CDS encoding ATP-grasp domain-containing protein: MRIFVGEYVCGGGLANESVDQIPASLRQEGAAMLSAVASDLTDVAETVVPLDARFESLPIRSTHKILIDPSVPFWNQWTEAAKTCDAAIVVAPESDGILAKAVAILRAGGVDVIAGSGDFLRVASDKYLTAKCLIGAGVMHPIYMTVKDRKFYDELRTHEHFVVKPRDGCGTKELKRFDSLDDACNGLGDHELLQAWMPGRAASIAMVASAKHSVFMPAVSQQLCDLTCEYAGGQGPLDDDAQRRAAALAQRAIAALPPTVRGFVGLDLLLGERPSEDYVIEINPRLTTSYVGIRRMIHGNVAARLFDLESGPVSCSASVEAVRWTPDGHVWVDGGAIESAS; the protein is encoded by the coding sequence ATGCGAATTTTCGTCGGCGAGTATGTTTGTGGTGGCGGATTGGCTAACGAGTCCGTCGATCAAATCCCTGCGAGTTTGCGACAGGAAGGCGCCGCGATGCTTAGCGCGGTCGCGTCGGATCTGACCGACGTTGCCGAGACTGTGGTGCCGTTGGATGCGCGGTTCGAATCGCTGCCCATCCGATCGACGCACAAGATTCTCATCGATCCATCTGTCCCGTTTTGGAATCAGTGGACCGAGGCTGCGAAAACCTGCGACGCGGCCATCGTCGTTGCTCCCGAGAGTGATGGCATTCTGGCGAAGGCTGTCGCCATTCTTCGCGCCGGTGGCGTCGACGTGATTGCCGGCAGCGGCGACTTTCTGCGAGTCGCCAGCGACAAGTATTTGACGGCAAAGTGCTTGATCGGGGCCGGAGTGATGCACCCGATTTATATGACCGTGAAAGATCGCAAGTTCTACGACGAGCTTCGCACGCATGAACATTTTGTCGTCAAGCCTCGCGATGGTTGCGGGACCAAAGAGCTAAAGAGATTCGATTCGCTAGACGATGCCTGCAACGGCCTTGGAGATCACGAGTTGCTGCAAGCGTGGATGCCTGGCCGGGCGGCTTCCATTGCGATGGTTGCCTCAGCAAAGCATTCGGTATTCATGCCCGCCGTTTCTCAGCAGCTGTGCGATTTGACTTGTGAGTACGCCGGAGGACAGGGGCCGCTCGATGATGACGCCCAGCGTCGTGCCGCCGCTCTGGCCCAGCGAGCGATCGCAGCGTTGCCGCCGACCGTTCGCGGGTTTGTCGGCTTGGACTTGTTGCTGGGCGAACGGCCGAGCGAAGACTACGTGATCGAAATCAATCCGCGCTTGACGACTTCCTATGTTGGAATTCGACGGATGATTCACGGCAATGTGGCGGCAAGGTTGTTCGATCTCGAATCGGGGCCTGTGTCTTGCAGTGCGTCGGTCGAGGCGGTTCGGTGGACACCCGATGGACACGTGTGGGTCGATGGCGGTGCCATCGAATCGGCGAGTTAG